CGGTGCTGGCCGTCGTGGGCCTGGGCATGAATGGAACGCCGGGCATTGCCGCGCGCGCTTTTTCCTGCATTGCCAAACAGGGCATCAACATCATTGCCATCGCTCAGGGTTCATCCGAGCTGAATATCTCGGTCGTGATCGAGCAGCATCAGGCCGCACGCGCACTGAGGGCTCTGCATCAGGAATACGGTCTGGAAAAAATTCGTCCGGTCCTGATCCGCGATCCGAGTGAAATCAACCTGGCGATTTTCGGCCTGGGGCAGATCGGTCAGGTGCTTGTCCGTCAGCTCGAAGATCAGAAGGATTATCTCGATCAAAAATTAAAACTGCGTGTGCCGATCGTCAGCGTCGCCGATCGCTCCGGTCTTCTGACCTGCGACAAGGGTTTCCCGGCAGCGGAGCTTGAGCAGTTTCTGGAGCGCAAAACGCATAAGCAAAAGCTTTGCGCCGATGGGGCCAGCGCGAGCCTTGACGACCTTTGGCACGGCGCCTGGGACCGCAAGATATTCATAGATCTGACCGCGACGGAAACCGCGCCCATCCTTAAAAAGGCCCTGCTTGCTGGATTTCATGTGGTGCTGGCCAATAAAAAACCCCTGGCCATTCCTTATAAGGAATATAAGGAGCTGCGTGACATCGCAGCCGAAAAAAATCTTTCCCTCCGTTACGAAGCCACGGTCGGCGCGGGTCTTCCCGTGCTCGATACCATAGACAAACTCGAAGTGGCCGGTGATGAGGTTCTGGAAATCCTCGGCTGTCTTTCCGGAACCCTGGGTTATCTCATGACCCAGATGGAAGATGGCGTTCCGTTTTCGCAGGCCGTGCGCAATGCCTATGATTTGGGTTATACCGAGCCCGATCCGAGGGATGACCTGTCCGGGATGGACGTCGCGCGCAAGGCTTTGATTTTGGCCCGCACCATTGGTCTGACCTTAAACCTAGATGACATCAAACTCGAAGGCCTGTTCCCGGCTGATTGCAGTCATGATGATCCCGAGGTCTTTTTGAAGAATCTGACCCGACTCGATCAGTCTTATGGCGATCGCATCCGTGGGGCCCAGAGTCGCGGCGCCGTTCTGCGTTTTGTCGCGCGCATCAGCCGTGATCAAGTGAGCGTGGGCATCGAGGAAGTCGATAAGAATAGTCCCTTTGGTCGTCTGCGGGGAACGGATAATCAGGTGACGCTGAAAACCCAGCGTTATGCGAATAATCCTTTGATCGTGACCGGACCCGGCGCCGGTGCGGAAGTGACCGCGGCAGGCGTTTTGAACGATATTATTACCATCGCCAGCAGCCAGGAGCGGGGAGGACGGGCATGAGTGAATTTCGAGTCTTTGCACCAGCCACGATAGGCAATGTGGCTTCGGGTTTTGATGTCCTTGGTCTTGCCGTCGCAGGATTGGGGGATACCTTTGTTTTCGAGGAATCGAGCCACTACAGTATCGCCGTGCAGGGGCGCGATGCGCGTCTTGTGCCTTTGGAGCCAGAGAAAAATACTGTAACGCTCGCGGCAGAAGCTCTTTATCTGCACCTTGGCATCACCCCGAAACGTTTTCATGTGACCCTGGAACGCGCTCTGCCTTTGGCCGGTGGACTGGGGTCCAGCGCGGCTTCGAGCGTGGCCGGGGCTTTAGCAGCCGCGAAGCTCGCCGGAGTTTTGGATCGGAAGGATCTGATTTTAAAATCCGCTCTGGCTGCGGAAACCGTGGTGGCCGGACCGCATCTCGATAACATCGCGCCCTGCGTTTATGGGGGCCTGACCCTTGTGCAGGATGTGGGGAACCTGAGAGTTTATCCCGTGCCCTTGAAGGCCAAATTCTGGGTGACCCTGACAACTCCTCCGCTTCATATCCAGACCAAGGAAGCCCGGAAGGTTTTGCCTCAGCAGCTCGACACCCCACGCTGGACGCGACAGATGGCCCACTGCACGACGCTGGCCCTGGCTTTGGCCCTGGGCGACCAAGAGCAGATTGCCTTTGGTTTGAAAGATCCTTTTGCAGAACCCGCACGCGGTAACCTTATTCCAGGATTTTTCCAGGCCAAGGCCGTGGCCATCAACGCCGGCGCCTTTGGTTTTTCCATCAGTGGCAGCGGCCCCACCTGCTTTGCTTTGAGTGCCGACGAAGCAACCGCGCATAAGGTGGCCGAAGCTGTCCGCGAGGTCTTTGGGCCTCAGACTCTTGTTCATATCGCCGAACCCAGTTTGGAAGGAGCCAGCATTTTATGAGCCAGGCCCGCTTTGCTTGTCTTCAATGCGAAAAAACTTATGATTGGCTTGAACTCCGTTATGCCTGTGACTGCGGTGGACTGCTCGAAGTCAAGCATGATGATGCCGCGTTGCGCAAACTTCCCGAGCTTTCTGAGCAGCGCCTGACCTCGCGCAAACCCTATGATCGCAGTGGCGTCTGGCGTTTCCGCGAGGGTGTTCTGCCCCTTGCTGAATCCATGATCGTGACGCAGCCGGAAGGCCAGACACCGATCTATGAAAGTCCAGTCCTGAATCAATGGGCCGGTCAGCATCGTTTAAGTCTGAAGCACGAAGGCGAAAACCCCACCGGATCCTTTAAAGATCGCGGCATGACCGCCGCCGTATCCATGGCCAAGCGCCTCGGCATGCCGGTGGTGGCCTGCGCATCCACCGGAAATACCAGCTCATCCCTTGCAGCCTATGCGGCCCGCGCGGGGCTCAAGGCCATCGTTTTTCTTCCCGCGGGCAAGGTGAGTCAGGGGAAGATGGCCCAGACTTTGGGATATGGAGCCAAGGGTTTGGCCATCCGCGGTGACTTCGATGATGCCATGCAGATCGTTCGAGATCTGGCGGCTGCGGGACGCGTTTACATGGTGAACTCGCTCAATCCGCATCGGATTGAAGGGCAGAAGACCATCATCTGGGAAATGCTGCAGGATCGCAACTGGAAGGCTCCTGATTGGATCGTGGTGCCGGGTGGCAACCTGGGCAATACGAGTGCCTTTGGCAAAGCGATTGATGAAGCGTACGCCTGGGGCTGGATCACCAAGAAACCGCGCATCGCGACCATCCAGGCGGAAGGCGCGAATCCCTTTTTCAGAAGTTACAATCGCGATTTTGCCAGCCTCGAAGCCATCACGGCGGAAACCGTGGCCACCGCGATCCGTATCGGCTTTCCTGTGAACTATCCGCGCGCCGTGCGATCTATTCTGAATACCAACGGTATCGTCGCCGATGTCACCGATGCCGAAATCATGGCTGCGAAGGTGGTCATTGATCATGCGGGCATCGGCTGTGAGCCGGCGAGTGCCGCAACGCTTGCGGGTGTGAAGAAACTCGTTAAAAAAGGCATCATCGGGACCGAAGAGGATGTGGTGCTCGTGCTCACAGGGCATATGCTCAAGGACCCGGATGCGATTTTGAAGGCTCAGACGCTTGACTGCACGGAAATCGATGCGGATGCCAACGCCATTGTCCGAGCCTTGGATCGGGTATGAGGCCCCTTCAATGCTTGAAAGCGGTTACGAGGCCGTAGATGGCCAGGAAGATCAGAATCACAACGGTTAGAAAAGGACTGGCGATCAGAATGATGCCGACCAGTCCAATACCAAGCCCCATGGCGAGTATTCCACCCAGAATCAAAACAGTCATCTGCAGGAATTTTCGGGTGCCGCTCGAATGCTCTTGATTCAGCCACTGCTTGATCGCCTCGGCGATAGAACTCATAACGGATTTTCCTTCAGCTGCGCAGGGCCTGAACCTTGACCTGTCCAGAACGTCCAATGCGATAGACCAGCATAATCGGTCGGCAGCAGACCTGGCAGTCCTCGATATAATTGGTCGCGCCGGATGAAAGATCGAAAAACGTGACAAAGACTTCGCCGCACCAGGGGCACTGTACATTCACGGGTTCTTCCATCCAGGTCCTCCTGCCGGTTCAACGGAAGGACAACTGTCCCTCCGCACCTTTGGCTCGGGCTGAGCCTGGGAAAATAATGGGGCCATTCTGAGAAAAATTCAACCATTCGAAACGGCAGGCATCCGCATTGCCGGCAATAGGACAGGTCCTGTCCTTCAGAGGATTATTGATAGCCTCCAGATACTCCAGCTTAGGCAAGGCCTTGAGCGCGGCGATGTCTTCGATGAAATTGTCATTCAGAATGACGACCTTGAGCGAGGTGAAGGGCAAAAGTTCCTGCACGCTGCTCAGGGAATTCCTGGTCAGATTGATCTCGATCAGCTTGGGCAGATTGCGCATACCCTGGAGCGTCTTGAGGCCCTCACCTTTGGTGTTCTGCAGAACGAGACGCTTCAAGGCGGGCAGATCCGCGAGTCCTTCCAGGTTGACCAAAGGGTTATTGCTGAGGTCCACGTACTGAAGTCGGGGCAGTCCCGCAAGTGGCTGAAGGGACGTGAGCTTATTGTTTTCAAGGTTCAGGCGGGACATCTGCGTCAGCTGTGAAAGATCCGGCAAAGCCGTGAGGGCGTTGTTGGCCATCGACAGATTTTCAAGCATCGGCAGGGCATTGAGGACGACAGTATCCATCTGGGTGTTTTCAGCGATTTCCAGGTAATGGACCTTCGGCAAGGCAAAAGGCAGCGTGAAACGCGTCAGGCCGGCGTTCGCGAAGATCGACCCTTCCTCAAGTGCAGGCCAGTTCCCAGCTTTGACATCACCTGCGATGTCCGATGCATACACAAAAATCCGTTTCATGCGGGGAGCATCAGCGGGAAGCGCTTTCAAACCTGTCACTTCGAGAAGATCCAGCGATTCCAATTCGCTCCACTGAGCGGGTAAATTACGGAGAGCCAACTTGTTTAAAAAGAGGACCCGCACCTTGCTCAGGGGCGTAAGGTCCAAAGGTTCGCTCAAAGTCAAAGAGTCCAGGCGCAGCTCATCCAGGGATAGGCTATTGAAGTCAGGCAGGGTCGGGAGATTCACATAAGCCAGGTCCAGGACTCTCAGATTTTTCAACTGGCTCAGATTACTGAAGTCGAGCGGCACGCTCGGGTTCTGCAGGCGCAGGTTTTCCAGCAGCGGAAAGGCCGCAATACGCAAAGGTTCGGCTTTGATGCGGGCCTGCCGTTCGGAAAGCACATTGTCGATGATCGTCAGTTTTTTCAAACTGGTGAGCGCCGCCAAGGGGCTAAGGTCCTGGATCGCATGATCGGAGAGGGTCAGCTCCTCAAGCCCCATATCAGCGAGGGCGCGCAGGGGGCGAATGTCCTCAAGGCGCGCGCTGTCGATGAAGGTTGAGGGATCAAAGCCGCCGATTTCGAGCTTCTTTTGCTCGGCCAGCATTTTACGGAGCCAGCTGTCCGCGCTTTCGCAATTTTCAAAAATCTCGCGGGCTCCGGCCTCATCTCCGCTTTGGATGCGGTAATCACTGACTATGCGCAGAATTCTTTGGACCGTGAACCATGCGGGATCCTCATGATTATTATACTGGCACCAGCCCAGGAAATCCTTGGGTTCCTCGGTCAGCACATCCAGACTTTCCGTAGGCATGCGTGGATTGATGGACGCATCATAGGCGAGTTTCACACCCGAGGTATCTTCGATCCACTGGACGAAATCGCCCACGAAATTATAAATGGCTTCGCCCGTATCGCAGATGGTCTCAAGCTGCTCGGGCACCAGGATGCGATCCCAGCCCATGAAGTCACCAACCAGATACCACTGATCATTTTCTTTCACATAGGCGGGTCCGCCCGAATCGCCGAAGCATGGTCCGTGATCAGGACGTGGTCCGATCACGATCAGATTGAAAAGACGCCCATGATTGACGAATTCACGCACATTGGTGTCGACATAGAGAAGTTTTCCGCCCTGGCAGCTTGCATCATCAAAGGCGCATTGCGAAGCGGTGCGACCATAGCCGGCAATGGAGATCGGGGTCTTGGCCGCGAAGGCGGCTGGCTGATGCCAGATTTCCACGGGCTTGAATCCGGCGGGAATATCCCCCTGGAAGCGCACCCAGGCGATGTCAAAATTGGATTCGAATTTTTGAAATTTTTTGAAGGTGGCCAGCTCTTCCGCATCCCGGAGAACGGCTGAGTCAGCTTTGGTGTCCTGGCCGAAAAGGATTTGGAAATCCTGGGGCCGCTTATCGAAGACGCAGTGTGCGGCGGTGACAATCAAATGCTCCGCCACCAATGTTCCTGAACAAAAATGATTGTGAGAATTTTTATCTACGAGGGCGACAGCACTGTAAGACGCGGGATGCTCAGCCGTGGGAATGCTTCCGTTCACCATGCGCAGCGCGGAGCTCTCCGTATTCGTCGAGCGGTCACACATCAGGAGAAAGGCGGGCACGAGCAGGATAAATGAACCAAAGAGACCGTGAAGGATGGGGCGTTGGCGTATTTTTTTTAGCATAGGCTTGGAACTCCTCGGTGCTGACTTCTTTCGTGCGTGGTGCACGCTTCGTGCCACGAGCATTCCATTCAGCACAGTATGCTGAGCGCAGAAAGCCAATCTCCCTTGCGTGGAATCCTTCGTTATGCGACGGCATATCGCGTTATTCCGCGTGTAAGCAAGCTTTTTTTGGATCTTGGCCGCTTGGCAAGTATTCCCATTTACAGAAAACTTCTTTGAGACTATGTTCAACGCAGATTCATTTGATTTCACGAAGGGAGATTCCATGCGCGATCGAGTTGGCAATCTGCTGCAAAGTTTTTCCTTAGCCCTCGTCTGCACTTTCTACCTGACCGCTTGCGATCAAGCGAACGATCGCAGCTCGTTGAAACTGACGAATGCTATTGAGACCGACAGTGCGGCTTTTCCCGCAGTTGTGCAACTGATGACGAAGAGCGAGACCGACTCCCGCTTTTGCACCGGCTTCTTCGTTAATGAATATCAGGTTTTGACAGCGGCCCATTGCGTGAAGGATCTGACTCCGGAGCAGCCTGATCTGTATCTGGTGGCAGGAGGAAATGAGACAACTCAGCAGCGAGCGGCGAAAGCTCTTCGTTTCTATGTGCACACTGATTTTGAACGCGGTCTCGATCGCGTAGCCAATCCATATGATGTCGCTGTGGTTGAGTTTCCCGCGGGAACAGCGCTGGATACCATCCGTCTGAGTTCACGCACGCCGCGAGTCAACGATGCGGTGACGATGGTTGGTTATGGTTCGGATCAAAATACGCCAGGCGTTCATTCCACGGCCGCGGGTGAGATCACCGGC
This region of Oligoflexus sp. genomic DNA includes:
- the thrC gene encoding threonine synthase encodes the protein MSQARFACLQCEKTYDWLELRYACDCGGLLEVKHDDAALRKLPELSEQRLTSRKPYDRSGVWRFREGVLPLAESMIVTQPEGQTPIYESPVLNQWAGQHRLSLKHEGENPTGSFKDRGMTAAVSMAKRLGMPVVACASTGNTSSSLAAYAARAGLKAIVFLPAGKVSQGKMAQTLGYGAKGLAIRGDFDDAMQIVRDLAAAGRVYMVNSLNPHRIEGQKTIIWEMLQDRNWKAPDWIVVPGGNLGNTSAFGKAIDEAYAWGWITKKPRIATIQAEGANPFFRSYNRDFASLEAITAETVATAIRIGFPVNYPRAVRSILNTNGIVADVTDAEIMAAKVVIDHAGIGCEPASAATLAGVKKLVKKGIIGTEEDVVLVLTGHMLKDPDAILKAQTLDCTEIDADANAIVRALDRV
- a CDS encoding CPXCG motif-containing cysteine-rich protein; its protein translation is MEEPVNVQCPWCGEVFVTFFDLSSGATNYIEDCQVCCRPIMLVYRIGRSGQVKVQALRS
- the thrA gene encoding bifunctional aspartate kinase/homoserine dehydrogenase I — translated: MGFQVFKFGGTSLASPESLQKVLGIIEKHREGLCIVVSASSGVTDNLYKLYYGAVQNRRDEEAALLQQISDRHRLLVQGLIPAGAEQDRVWNAVKTLLDEIARICESLAILREQTAKTLSKTVAYGERLMALVVSEALKARGQKVVGIDSTELIKLMREKSEYTPDDNASKKAVNERLKPVLTSGSMAVVPGFFGEGPEGEVMILGRGGSDYSATLLGAYLGADAVCLYKEVDGLMTADPRHVFEARVLPELHYREATELAYYGAKVLHPRAIIPLVAQKIPLIVKNTFFPDKPGTRIAGDVASGSYPVKALSYIDKQALVSVEGKGMMGVPGMASRVFGILAQENISICLITQASSEASICFVVPGEQGELARKLLESSFRYEIDRQLVDEIKLTSNIAVLAVVGLGMNGTPGIAARAFSCIAKQGINIIAIAQGSSELNISVVIEQHQAARALRALHQEYGLEKIRPVLIRDPSEINLAIFGLGQIGQVLVRQLEDQKDYLDQKLKLRVPIVSVADRSGLLTCDKGFPAAELEQFLERKTHKQKLCADGASASLDDLWHGAWDRKIFIDLTATETAPILKKALLAGFHVVLANKKPLAIPYKEYKELRDIAAEKNLSLRYEATVGAGLPVLDTIDKLEVAGDEVLEILGCLSGTLGYLMTQMEDGVPFSQAVRNAYDLGYTEPDPRDDLSGMDVARKALILARTIGLTLNLDDIKLEGLFPADCSHDDPEVFLKNLTRLDQSYGDRIRGAQSRGAVLRFVARISRDQVSVGIEEVDKNSPFGRLRGTDNQVTLKTQRYANNPLIVTGPGAGAEVTAAGVLNDIITIASSQERGGRA
- a CDS encoding leucine-rich repeat domain-containing protein, translated to MLKKIRQRPILHGLFGSFILLVPAFLLMCDRSTNTESSALRMVNGSIPTAEHPASYSAVALVDKNSHNHFCSGTLVAEHLIVTAAHCVFDKRPQDFQILFGQDTKADSAVLRDAEELATFKKFQKFESNFDIAWVRFQGDIPAGFKPVEIWHQPAAFAAKTPISIAGYGRTASQCAFDDASCQGGKLLYVDTNVREFVNHGRLFNLIVIGPRPDHGPCFGDSGGPAYVKENDQWYLVGDFMGWDRILVPEQLETICDTGEAIYNFVGDFVQWIEDTSGVKLAYDASINPRMPTESLDVLTEEPKDFLGWCQYNNHEDPAWFTVQRILRIVSDYRIQSGDEAGAREIFENCESADSWLRKMLAEQKKLEIGGFDPSTFIDSARLEDIRPLRALADMGLEELTLSDHAIQDLSPLAALTSLKKLTIIDNVLSERQARIKAEPLRIAAFPLLENLRLQNPSVPLDFSNLSQLKNLRVLDLAYVNLPTLPDFNSLSLDELRLDSLTLSEPLDLTPLSKVRVLFLNKLALRNLPAQWSELESLDLLEVTGLKALPADAPRMKRIFVYASDIAGDVKAGNWPALEEGSIFANAGLTRFTLPFALPKVHYLEIAENTQMDTVVLNALPMLENLSMANNALTALPDLSQLTQMSRLNLENNKLTSLQPLAGLPRLQYVDLSNNPLVNLEGLADLPALKRLVLQNTKGEGLKTLQGMRNLPKLIEINLTRNSLSSVQELLPFTSLKVVILNDNFIEDIAALKALPKLEYLEAINNPLKDRTCPIAGNADACRFEWLNFSQNGPIIFPGSARAKGAEGQLSFR
- a CDS encoding homoserine kinase translates to MSEFRVFAPATIGNVASGFDVLGLAVAGLGDTFVFEESSHYSIAVQGRDARLVPLEPEKNTVTLAAEALYLHLGITPKRFHVTLERALPLAGGLGSSAASSVAGALAAAKLAGVLDRKDLILKSALAAETVVAGPHLDNIAPCVYGGLTLVQDVGNLRVYPVPLKAKFWVTLTTPPLHIQTKEARKVLPQQLDTPRWTRQMAHCTTLALALALGDQEQIAFGLKDPFAEPARGNLIPGFFQAKAVAINAGAFGFSISGSGPTCFALSADEATAHKVAEAVREVFGPQTLVHIAEPSLEGASIL
- a CDS encoding S1 family peptidase, translated to MRDRVGNLLQSFSLALVCTFYLTACDQANDRSSLKLTNAIETDSAAFPAVVQLMTKSETDSRFCTGFFVNEYQVLTAAHCVKDLTPEQPDLYLVAGGNETTQQRAAKALRFYVHTDFERGLDRVANPYDVAVVEFPAGTALDTIRLSSRTPRVNDAVTMVGYGSDQNTPGVHSTAAGEITGTKRYGQNSIKGSADGILSVVGVAKTKPGIQKGQYVATAQGDSGGPILMNSEVVGMMVAVDVRQGGAGQVSSVSYAIDMNSPAVREFLDSVLD